cccgaatgtatatccgaagataaccgaacatatgtatatttaaccatatatttctagtttacatatctcattttatataaaatatttatattgatactacacgtactttaagttcatatgatatacatagaattacggagaaaatgatttgctactcacttaaaatgcatgtcaaactttttatttcaagaattaacaaaaagttacatgcaaaatttaaaaacaataaccaaattaatgtcttttttagtttcaaaatgttatgtccaaatctattaaccattcaatctattaaaaataaaaaaaaattagttaagtgaaaattatatttttaaatacaagaaatttgagaaatgaaaaatttaatttttttttttcaaaattcaaatatccgaacccgatccgaaataaccgaacccgaactaaaaatactcgaacccgaactaaaaatactcgaacccgacccgaagtacagaaatatcCGAACGAGTTCTATACTtttataccgaaatacccgaaaatctgaaatacccgACCTGAATCCGAACAACCACCCCGATGTGTTGTCATTGTTGCAGTTCTCCTTCTTTCATCTCATGGTGTGTTGTCTCTTgtccttattttttttatatccaaAATTGTCTCTTGTTTTTCTCTCTTATTGTTGTCTTGTTGCGTTTGTATTCTCCATATCCTACAACTTAACAAATACATGGCTGATGTTTGAATTCTTACATTTATCTGTATCATCCACGCAAAACAAAAGGCTAACACACATTTGTGTCGACAAGCAGGGACGTGCCTcggtaaggaaaaaaaaattaagggcATTTATTAATCTCATATaaataattcataaaatataattgcacagttgagaaaaaaaattgcacAAACATAAACCTATAGCagctaatttttaaaaatgattaaagaAATGAATGTCAAAATGGATAAAAGTTAATGCATTAGTTAAATACAATCCATATTGGATACATATggattaacaaataaaataaatgaatttcgTGGATTGGGAATTCAAATAGATAATGAATTACCATAACAATTCCAAtgaatatttataactaatataaacaaaatcaaatatataaacaaaaataaccaaaccaaatttataaatcatttttactAAACCAAATTCATTTTTCTCCTCGTGTATCTAAATCCATTTTAGTAAACCAAATCTAACCTAATTTtttcacacatatatatatatatatacacattatgTTTAGTTGTTTTAATAAACCAAATGTAATCATATTTTCTGTAAAAATCGTAAATCAAATTTTTTCTTGTCGAAACAGTAAAACAAGTTGTTTTCTTGCCAAAACAATATCTTCaaatttttctctaaaactggaaaatcatgatttcctgcaaaaattacaaaataaagttttttgtcaaaatcgcaaaatcatattttctacCAAAATCGTAATTTTTTTGCCAAAAGCACAAATCatgtttttccgtcaaaatcgtaaaatcgatttttttcgCCAAAATCTCCACAAAATTACGATTTTCCACCAAAATCATAACATtatgtttttccgccaaaactacaaaattgTGTTTTCACATTTTGCAACACTTGATGCAGAAAATGAGTATATGGAAGTGGAGAATAGCAGAGACATTGAAAGTCAAGAACAAGCTCTTAGTGTCACTCAACCTACCCAATCAACACAAATTGGAGCTCAGCAAGCTAGACGAGCTCCACGAGCCAGACAACCTCAACAAATCAACCGGTACTAAGAGACGCCCTACTTCTAAATGGCGTACATCAGTTGGGGTTCAAGTTTGCAGTTGCTTGAGGTAGCTTATGATAAGCTGGATCCTTGCACTTTTGAAAAATCTGTAATGTGCACATTGGATCTTTGTTTAATGTTGGAGGACCTCTCTCGTTTCAAGAATATGACGTCACTATggaatatgtaatatttattgATTATCATATCCGTAATATTTATTGATTATCATATCCTCCCTCCGTTCCACACAGAtagatttttagtattttcacacatattaagaaaacacattaaattaccataataaatatatcattttttgtaattttcaattttcaataacttttaaccaataataattcaataaagtcaattaattttcttgaagtttacaattttttatagaaaacacaaaaaatacatctttctgaaacaaacttttttctaaaaattctatCATTAacgaacggagggagtatttagTGTGCGATCCTTGCATCTAGTTTCTTTTATCTTAACTGAATACAGGATGTAAGTATGATTCTGATTCTGACTCAGGTTTTTATAAGATTGGTTATGAATCTGTTCTTTCCTTGCAACATATTTTCTGTTAAGTGTGATTCTGACGTTAACAGATTTTCACTTGCAAGTTATATTATCTAAGCAAATTAAATTATCAacttaaacataaatttatataacttTCTTATTTTAGAAAACATTAACAGAATATCAGAAGAGAACACATTAAAAGTTGGGCTAACCCTAGTTTAACCCATTTATATACAAATTCCAGGTCTAAAAGAGGCTCAAACTCGTGATTTAACATCCCTGCTTCTCGGCGCAACAATGTTTGGCGCTTCTGCATGGAACACTGTTTTGCTCTGTTACCCCCAACTCCAACCCAGTACATCTAAACCAACAATACAAATGGTCATTAACATCAAGGCTGATCCAGAGGGCAAGCCACCCAAACAGGGGCGGAGGcagataatttttttgttggGGGCACGAGTAAAATTAGTCAATGGATCAAACCTatatttgatcaaaacaatggggacatattaaatttattcaGTAATTTACATGGAATTTTAAAAAGTTGTTGGGGGCAAATGCCCCCCTCTCATACAATGTGGCTCCGCCACTGCACCCAAACCATTGATTAGGCCATTAGTGCATCTAGTTTAACGACacatttttagtttgttttttattaatgtatattataagataaataaaattgatagtTTTATAGTTAGaagaatatttattaataattggtgatgatttttttatagaaCTAAAGATTTTCTGATACCATAAGAAGTTAGAAATCCTATTGAAATACttaattttttgaaacaataatattatcaaaacactgattaaaatatttgattataggGAATTTTTTGAACGGTTTTATAGGAAAAAtgtaagaaaattatatttgattgttttaaatttaccATTTCTTATAAACAGTTGATTGTATTCTATTGTTAAtgaaattttaagttttttaaaaaataaataaataccatTTCATTCATCTTTCTTTTTAGAGTACTTTTATGaagtttcaaattatttttgcattttaattggtttataatattagataaattttatataaaagacataattttaaaattggcTTAGGGCCATGTATAACATTAAAACGGCACTGCATAACACTACAATCATAAGCAATAAAACACTAAGGTCAAAAGAGTTGCGCAAAACACTGCAGCTGACTACAGACAATCACATGCCAGCAAATCTGCATCTTCAAGATGAGCAATCATCATCACTTCTTCCTCAGATATGAACATACTTAAATTCACTTCCTACGCAAATCTGCATCTTCAAGTGATTATCACTCAACATATAATCCGGAATAAACAGGAAGTCCTCCCTGGGCTCTTCCTGCTCTCTCAGTTTCTGGATTTTCTTCACCATCACCCCAAGCCTCAGTGTGGTATACGCATTGAGCTTAGCAAGACTGCACGAGAGGTTGCGTAATCCAAGAGACAAAGGCGCGATATGGCTCACGGTCACACAAACACCACCGTTCGTCCTTTTGAAAGTCTGGACCACAATCATATCACCCTCCTTCTCTTCCTGAAAAACTGCCCTACTGGTCCTAGCCAGGTTGATGCTAAATATCTGAGGGGTGTTGAACACGAACGGGATGAGGTGTTCCACGTCCCAAGAGTGCTGAAGACGAGCGTGGGCTTCGACCTCCTTGTAGGCGCCGGTGTAGCTGCAGTTCGTTACGGGGCACTGGCAACGGATGTACGGACACACCTTCTCATGTGCTTGGTCCCCATACAACGTGGTTTCTTTACACCCGTAGATGGCGTAACGACAGGGGACAGCAGATGATTCAATGACCATCTCCATGGCTCTGCATCTGATGTTCCCGATGGGTATCCTACAGACAGGGCATTGCTTATAGACTCTGGGGAGGCACGGAGAACAAGTTATATGCCCATTCACACACTGCAAACCAATAAACACCAAAGTAATTAAAGATAAAAGAATTAAAGACAAAGGTAATTAAAGATAAATGTAATTAAAGATAAAGACAATTAAAGAGTAAACCTGATAGATGGGTCCCCTGAGTGGCTCTAAGCAAGTGGGACAATCGAGAATCTCAGAGCTGTTCAGCTTAACGGGGGAGCTAgggttgctgctgctgctgccaaCGGATCTTCTTGATTGAGCCTCCGCTACCGTAACGACAGCGACTACTTCGACGTCATCTTCTTCGTCATCGGCGCTTTCGTCGCTGCAATCCTCCTCGTCATCGGCACTAACGTCGCTGaactcgtcttcttcttcttcctcctcttcaggGACGGGAGGAGGAAGAGGGAACCGTGGCCTCTTCGGGGAACGGTGGTCGGGGTTTCTCAGGGGAGGAGGCATTCTCAAAAGTGGGGGCAGATCTTGTTACTGACTGCTGATGGGATGATTAGGCCTAGGCGCTATTAGATAGGGTTTTATACTAGTAATTTGGATTTCTTCCCAGTTTTGGTTGAGTCCACATTCCAATGATCTCTCTGTCATAGTTCGGTCTCATTTAGAAGCTGAAGATTCGTCAACATGGAGAAGATTTTAATACCTTTTTCTAGCATATGAGTCATGCATGTATCTGTTTGTGTAATAATTTACGCTCCATTATTCTTTATGactttaattttgtaattttgatAGAAGTAATGAAATTTTAGTGGAAAAAATgtagaagattttttttaaatgatctaAATTATAAGGGCATcagcaatctttttttttttgaacacagaCTTACTTTCATTCATTAACTTTCTTGATTACAAATACAAGAGGGAATTATCCATCCTCTTTGATAAAAAGCATAAGCTACGATAACAATCCAAATTAAGAAAGATAGGTCTTCAAAGGAAGATGACAGCGAATTCAAGACAAGGCTTGGATGCGTCGATGGGGCATATCCAACACAGTCGGACAGCTTAAACTTAGTAAAATGATATGACGTTGAGGGCCAACTCTCACCTGCGAGACAACACATGTTAATCTCGGTTGCATCTTCTGGCCCCGTACAGACCGCTACGCAAAATAACAAACCGGTGGTAAAGCTGAAGCCAATGCTCGGCAGTGAAGCCAAGAAATCATCTTCTTCCATGGAAAGAAAGTATGGTGTAAAAGTCCTCTCTTCAAAAGACGAGGAAGAGTGAAATGGAATCTGTCTCGGTGAATCCACCGATAAACTCTTCTTAATAAGATAATATGCAATTATACGCAAATTTAAGGTTCTGGTGAATCCACTGGAAATTTTTATCAACCAAGCCAATATCAAAACcacatttttcaaataaattagcACAATCAGGACCTTCAAGAGCAGTACCGTATTTCCTGGTTTTGTGTAGCTGGTTTGTGGGCTACAATTATAGAACTCAGCAGTCCAGACCCAATAAGAAATCACCCTTGGCCCAACCCAAGACGATCGACTGTGTGACGGAAAGTAGAGGATACATGCGATAGAGATGGGAACTCCGGCGGCGATGGATACACAGCCGTCTAAGGGACGGTCCGCTTCAGCGATCGGCGAGCTTGGGCCACCGGAGGGGATGGGTCTTACAAACAGACAGAGCGGAAGAG
This Brassica napus cultivar Da-Ae chromosome C6, Da-Ae, whole genome shotgun sequence DNA region includes the following protein-coding sequences:
- the LOC106352126 gene encoding E3 ubiquitin-protein ligase SINA-like 5, coding for MPPPLRNPDHRSPKRPRFPLPPPVPEEEEEEEDEFSDVSADDEEDCSDESADDEEDDVEVVAVVTVAEAQSRRSVGSSSSNPSSPVKLNSSEILDCPTCLEPLRGPIYQCVNGHITCSPCLPRVYKQCPVCRIPIGNIRCRAMEMVIESSAVPCRYAIYGCKETTLYGDQAHEKVCPYIRCQCPVTNCSYTGAYKEVEAHARLQHSWDVEHLIPFVFNTPQIFSINLARTSRAVFQEEKEGDMIVVQTFKRTNGGVCVTVSHIAPLSLGLRNLSCSLAKLNAYTTLRLGVMVKKIQKLREQEEPREDFLFIPDYMLSDNHLKMQICVGSEFKYVHI